In Alkalihalobacillus sp. FSL W8-0930, a single window of DNA contains:
- a CDS encoding anti-sigma regulatory factor, protein METQSCVEVKNEWGIVAARQAGRTLSKELGFGNVDQARITTAISELARNIYLYAQRGEIKIEIVEDKGKFGTKKGIKIIASDLGPGIPDLRQVMVDGFTTSSGLGAGLPGVKRLMDDFNIESEVDKGTTITATKWLR, encoded by the coding sequence ATGGAAACCCAATCCTGTGTTGAAGTAAAAAATGAATGGGGAATTGTTGCTGCAAGACAGGCAGGAAGAACCCTTTCGAAGGAGCTTGGTTTTGGAAATGTAGATCAGGCTCGAATTACGACAGCCATCTCAGAGCTTGCTCGTAACATCTACCTTTACGCACAACGTGGAGAAATTAAGATCGAGATCGTTGAAGATAAAGGAAAATTCGGAACGAAAAAAGGAATTAAAATTATTGCATCGGACTTAGGACCAGGAATACCAGACTTAAGACAGGTCATGGTAGATGGGTTCACAACTTCAAGTGGACTTGGAGCGGGTCTCCCTGGTGTAAAACGATTAATGGATGATTTTAATATTGAATCTGAAGTAGATAAAGGGACAACCATTACGGCAACTAAATGGCTCCGCTAA
- a CDS encoding PP2C family protein-serine/threonine phosphatase has product MNYTDNNIETSYKKILESYLNTGSEHVLYEAQQFTRTLLEHKTSPEELVSLHRSIMDQLYPELPHDIQASFDFLLEAMMGYGMAYREHQILRDRQQELEAEIDVAAKMQQTLLPREEVSVKGLDIGIVSVPAKKMSGDYYHYVMDQNGSIGLAIADIIGKGVPAALCMSMIKYAMDSLPEQQLNPSALLENLNRVVEQNVDDSMFVTMMYGYYNVQAHEFTYSGAGHEPGFFYNAKNDSFEDLSAKGLVLGVSKKATYQEYVKQLDIGDMVILLTDGVTECRMGEEFLEREEIVDLIRKSKNLEAQELAENVYRELSKLQDFTLRDDLTLIILRRQV; this is encoded by the coding sequence ATGAATTACACAGACAACAATATCGAAACGTCCTATAAAAAGATTTTAGAGTCTTATTTAAATACAGGGAGCGAGCATGTTCTATACGAAGCTCAGCAGTTTACGCGAACATTGCTTGAGCACAAGACTTCTCCGGAAGAGCTTGTAAGCCTGCATCGCTCCATTATGGATCAGCTCTATCCAGAGCTACCTCATGACATTCAGGCATCCTTTGATTTTCTTTTAGAAGCCATGATGGGCTATGGAATGGCATACCGGGAGCATCAAATTTTAAGAGATCGTCAGCAAGAGCTCGAGGCAGAGATTGATGTTGCAGCAAAAATGCAACAAACACTCCTGCCTCGTGAAGAGGTCTCTGTAAAAGGGTTAGATATAGGAATTGTGAGTGTACCCGCTAAGAAAATGAGCGGTGATTACTATCACTATGTAATGGATCAAAATGGAAGTATTGGATTAGCCATTGCCGATATTATCGGAAAAGGTGTGCCTGCAGCCCTATGTATGTCCATGATCAAGTATGCCATGGACAGCCTTCCTGAGCAGCAGTTGAATCCAAGTGCTCTTTTAGAGAATTTAAATCGAGTCGTTGAGCAAAATGTAGATGACAGTATGTTTGTGACGATGATGTACGGTTACTACAATGTTCAAGCTCACGAATTTACTTATTCTGGTGCTGGGCATGAGCCTGGTTTCTTCTATAATGCCAAAAATGACTCGTTTGAGGATTTAAGCGCAAAGGGTTTAGTTCTTGGAGTCTCAAAAAAGGCAACGTATCAAGAATATGTGAAACAGCTGGACATTGGAGATATGGTAATCCTTTTAACCGATGGTGTAACGGAGTGCCGGATGGGAGAAGAGTTTCTTGAGCGTGAGGAAATTGTGGATCTGATTCGCAAATCAAAGAATCTTGAGGCTCAGGAATTAGCTGAAAATGTGTATCGTGAACTAAGCAAGCTACAGGATTTTACATTAAGAGATGATTTAACCTTAATCATTTTAAGAAGACAGGTTTAA
- a CDS encoding STAS domain-containing protein, which yields MNLDIRVEELESQKNVFLTGEIDTYTAPKLKETLIPLTEGSGAEIVVDLSEVQYIDSTGLGVFVGVLKASDSNDSTLTLVGMSERIKRLFVITGLDEVMNIVDRGEEAK from the coding sequence TTGAATTTGGATATACGAGTTGAGGAATTAGAAAGTCAAAAGAATGTTTTTCTCACTGGAGAAATTGATACGTATACAGCACCAAAGTTAAAGGAAACCCTTATTCCGCTTACTGAAGGGTCGGGAGCAGAAATTGTGGTGGACTTATCTGAGGTACAATATATAGATAGTACGGGTTTAGGAGTATTTGTTGGCGTTCTTAAGGCATCTGACTCAAACGACAGCACGTTGACATTGGTTGGTATGTCAGAGCGCATCAAGCGTCTTTTTGTCATTACAGGTCTAGATGAAGTGATGAACATCGTTGATCGGGGGGAAGAAGCGAAATGA
- the rsbW gene encoding anti-sigma B factor RsbW: MNEHQVDHIEMSIPAKAEYVGVVRLTISGIANRLGFSYDDIEDMKIAVAEACTNAVSHAYEDGGNVKIACDLYEDRIEIIIADEGQSFDSKELQGKLGPVDSKQPIGDMKEGGLGLFLISTLMDKVQIHDEAGVVLMMTKFLRKNEVEEHVDGISSLQSEQG, from the coding sequence ATGAATGAACATCAAGTAGACCATATTGAAATGAGTATTCCTGCGAAAGCGGAGTACGTCGGTGTTGTACGCCTGACCATTTCGGGAATTGCCAATCGGTTAGGTTTTTCTTATGACGATATTGAGGATATGAAGATCGCAGTGGCTGAAGCGTGTACAAACGCTGTAAGTCATGCGTATGAAGATGGTGGCAACGTTAAGATTGCCTGTGACTTATATGAAGATCGAATTGAAATCATCATCGCGGACGAAGGTCAAAGCTTCGATAGCAAAGAGCTGCAAGGGAAGCTCGGACCTGTTGATTCCAAACAGCCAATCGGTGATATGAAAGAAGGTGGACTTGGTTTATTCCTCATTAGTACCCTTATGGATAAAGTACAGATTCACGATGAAGCCGGTGTGGTACTGATGATGACAAAGTTTCTACGGAAAAATGAGGTGGAAGAACATGTCGACGGAATCTCATCACTACAGTCAGAACAAGGATAA